The genomic region GCGACGGCCCGCGAGTTCGCCCGACTCGGCTACATGGTCGGGCTGGTCGCGCGGGGCTCCGAGGGGTTGGCGGCGGCCGCACGGGAGGCCCGGGCGGCGGGGACGCTCGCGGTGACCGTCGAGGCCGACGTCGCGGACGCGGCGGCCGTGGACGAGGCGGCCGAACGCATCGAGTCGGAACTCGGGCCCATCGACGTGTGGGTGAACTCGACACTGCTGTCGGTCATCGCGCCCTTCACGGAGGTCACGCCCGAGGAGTACCACCGGGTGACCGACGCCTGCTACCACGGGTACGTCCACGGCACCCGCGCGGCACTGGACCGGATGCTGCCCCGGGACGCGGGCGTCATCGTCCAGGTCGGTTCGGCGCTGGCCTACCGGGGGATCCCGCTGCAGGCGGCCTACTGCGGGGCCAAGCACGCCGTCCGGGGCTTCGACGACTCGCTGCGCGCGGAGTTGGCCGACGACGGGTCGCACGTGCGCATCACGGAGGTGCACCTGCCCGCGGTGAACACGCCGCAGTTCTCGTGGGTGCGCTCGCGTGTGGGAGCGCCCACCCGTCCGGTTCCTCCGGTGTACCAGCCCGAGGTGGCCGCGCGGGCGATCGTGTGGGCCGCCGAGCACCCGCGCCGCCGCAGCACCTGGGTGGGCGGGTCGACCGTCGGCACGGTCCTGGCGCAGCGCCTGGCGCCGCGGCTGCTCGACCTCCGGCTGGGCGCCACGGGGGAGGAGTCGCAGGTGCGCGAGGACGAGGAGTCCACTCGGCGGGCGGACAACTTGTTCCGGCCGCTGGACGACGACCGCGACTACGGCGCGCACGGGGAGTTCGACGACGAGGCACTGCCGCGCAGCCTCCAGCAGGAGCTGAACCAGCGGCGTCTGGGCGTGGCCTCCGTGGCCGCCGGCGCGTGTGCGGCGGCGGTGGCGGGGTACGCGGCGACGCGGGGCCGGAGGCGGCCGCGCGGCCGGCGGTGACCCCCGGCCCGGGCGCATGACGATGAGAGGAGGAGGACCATGGCTCAACACGATCCCGCGGTGGACGAGGTCTGGGACGACTTCCACTCCGTGGTGAACATGACCGGCGAGGAGCTGCGGGAGTGGCTGCTCACCGATGCCTCCGGCGAGGAGTCCTTCGAGCAGCCCGAGCCCGATCTGAACGTCTCCAGCCGGGGTGAGGAGGTCGTGGCGGTCCTCAACAAGCGCAAGGCCGACGTCACGGAGTCCGACGTCCGGTTGATGGACGACGTGGCGCGCTTCGTGCACGAGTCGCTGGCCGAGCCGCACCGGGAGGACCCGGCCTGGCGCCGCCGCCTGATGTCGGTGGGCCACGACCCGCTGCGGCCGGACTCGGTCTGGCCGGGCGAAGAGGGCTCGCCGTAGAACCTCGTGGGGCGAGTGAGCCCCGAGGGGCGTCGGGGCTCGTGAGCCCCGTGCGGGGTGTGGAGGCGTGCGGGGTGTGCGTCCTACGTCCGGACGAGGACGAGCACCCCGCAGGACCAGCCGAGCAGGGGCAGCGCGGCCCAGCCCGCGCGTGACTCCAGGTCCGCCACCAGTTCGTCGACGGCCGACCGGTGGCCGTCGGGCACCGCGCCCTCGGGTTGGCGGTCGAGGTCGTCGACCACGTAGAAGCCGCCCCGGCGCACGAGCGAGAGCGCCTCGTCCCGGTGCGTGAACGTCCCCGGCCAGGTGTCGGCGAACACCAGGTCGTAGCCGGGCGCCCCGACGCGGTCGGCCAGCCACGGGCCGCCGTCGGCCTCGTGGAGGGTCACGCGCGGGTCGTCCCCGTGGTGGCGGCGCGCCACCGCCAGGGTCTCGGGGTCGTGGTCGAGCGTGTCGAGCGTGGTCTGCCCGTCCATGCCCGCGAGCAGCCAGGCGGTGCCCGCGCCGGTCCCCGTACCGAGTTCGAGGAGGCGTCCGCCGGGCTTCGCGGCGGCGAGGGCGCGGAGCAGGCGCCCGACGGCCTCCTCGCACGACATGGTGAAGCCGAGGGCCTCGGTGTCGGCCTCGATCGCCGCCAGGACGGCGGGGCGGCCGGACGCGTCGGCCTCCGGCGCATTCCTGTCGGGCAGGGCAGAGGACGCCGATGGTGCCGGGGACGCGGCGCGCTTCGTCCGGTCGAGGTCGGGCAGCTCCGCTCCATGGACCGTGTCGCCGATGTCGTCCAGGAGGTCGCCGCCCTCCGGGTCTCCCGCCCGCTCCGGCACGTGGAAGCCGAAGTAGGCGGTCACGGCCCTGCGGGCGTCGCCCAGTCCGTCCGCGAATCCAGTCACACCGCTCCCCCGTTCCCCGACCGCCGATGTCGGCCTGTTCCTGGTGGCCGGGCCGTCCGGTCCATCATCCACGGACGGACGGCCCGGCCGATCGCGCTGTCCGGAATCGGACAACCCCGCGGTCAGCCCACGCGGGACCGTTCGGCGGTGCTCCTACGGCTCAGAAGGCACACGCCCACCACGACGACGGCCGTCAGCCCTCCCAGCGAGAGGGCCACCGTGTGGAACGCGCCGGTGAATCCCGCGCCCTCCAGACGGCCGCCGGTCAGGATCGCCAGCACGGCGCCGACCACGGCGATGGCGACCGTCTCCAGAGTGAGCCGGACCGCGTTGAACACCCCCGCCGCCGTTCCGGCACGCTCGGCGGGGACCGAGCCCACCGCCAAACCGTCGATGAGGCCGTTGGTCAGGCCCACGCCCGCGCCGATCAGGACGAACGGGACCGCCAGGACGAACGGTGTGACGTCCGGCCCCAGCACCAGGAGTCCCACGGCCCCCGACCCGCTCAGGACCAGGGCACCGGCCACGACGGCCGTGTGCGGCAGCCGCGCGGCGAGTTCGGCGCCCACGGTGGGCAGGAGCAGGGTCGGTACCGTCAGCATGAGCAGCCACAGGCCCGTGCGCGCCGCGGACAGCCCCACCACGGCGATCAGGTACGAGGGCAGGTACACGAGCAGCGGGACGAGCACCGCCATGAACGCGGCCGCCGCGAGGGCGTAGGCGACGAAGCCGCGGTCGGCCAGCAGCGCCAGGTCCACCAGGGGCTCCCGGCGGCCCCGCTCGACCAGCACGAACGCACCGAGGAGCAGGGCCGCGACGACCAGGCCCCCGACCGCCGCGGGCAGGCCCCGCGCGGGCCCCTCGACCAGCGCGGCCAGGAGCGCCAACAGGCCCAGGGTGAACAGCGTCGCGCCCAGCGCGTCGACCCGGCGCCCCGTGCCCCGCGACGACGGGAGCAGGGGCACCAGCAGCAGGACGGCACCGGTGACCAGGGCCGGGGCGACGAAGGCGGACCGCCACCCCAGGGACTGCACCAGCAGGCCGGAGACCGCCGGACCGAACGCGGTCCCCGCGCCGAGCACGGTACCGAGCAGGCCGAAGGCGCGCGCCCGCGCCGGGCCCTCGAACGCGGCCGCGAGCAGCGAGGTCCCGCCCGCGACCGCGGCGGCGGCCCCGACCCCGCCCAGGGCGCGCAGCACGACCAGGCCGCCGACGTCCTGGACGAAGGGGACCAGCACGCCGCTCAGGAGGAACAGGCCGACGCCCGCGGCGTAGACCCTGCGGCGGCCGACGGCGTCGGCCACCGAACCGGCGACCACGAGGAAGGCGGCGAAACAGGCGTTGTAGGCGTTGACGACCCACTGTGCGGCGGCGAGACCACCGCCGAGCCGCGCCTGCATCTCGGGAAGGGCGGTGGAGGCGCCGGTGATGGACAGGGGAAAGACGAGTGTGGACAGCAGAACGGCGGCGAGGACGACCCCGCCGCGATGGCGTTCGTGCACGAGAAGCTCCGAGCCTCGGACATGAAGCCGGGCAGCACCGAGGGCCGCACCGGCGATGGACGCTGATGCGGCGGACCTGCTGTGGGGCGGGCCGCCGCTAGGCGGCCACGTCTTTCGACTCGGGCACGATCGGAAGGCTAATCGCCCGCCCCGCCTCCCGCCACCGTTTTCCCCACGTGTGGAACGTCCCGGCGGCCCCTCGCATGGTGGGCCGGATGCCTACAGTGGCGACGCGTACGGCCTTGGCACGACAGCTACCGAGGTTCTCGATGTCTCCGGAGGCGAGATGGGTCGATCAGCCGGACCGAACGACGACTCGGGCTCCTACGTCACCGCACGGCCCGCCGGTGCGTCCGACCCCTGGACCGCACAGGGCGGCCGGGCCGCACAGCGGAGGCGCCCCGAGGAGCGCCACTTGCGCTACCGCCTGATCGTGGGTCTTGCGCTTGTTTCGTTTATTGCGGATAATGCGATGAGAGCCAAGTGAGGAGTCACTACCGTGTTGTCTTCACACCCCGACACCAAACAGATCCAAGCGGCCGCCAGTGCTCTTCCCCGGGTGCGCCGCTACCTTGACGAACACCATGAACCGCTGACACCCGTGGCAGTCGAAGCCAGCCAGGAAGAGCTGCTGCTTCCGCGGTCGGCTGTCGAACTGCTCGCGGTCGTGCTCGCGCACATGGCAGCCGGGCGCGGGGTCTCGATTGTTCCGGACCATGCCGAACTGACAACCCAGCAGGCCGCGGACATGCTCAACGTTTCACGACCTCACCTGATCGGCCTTCTTCAGGCAGGCGAGATCGCCTACCGCAAGGTCGGTACGCATCGGCGAGTCCGTGCAGACTCCCTGATGGAGTACATGCGCGCGGACGACCAACGACGCCGCGAGGCCGCCGACGAACTATCCGCAATGACCCGGGAACTGGGCTTCGACTGAGATGTCATTCGTCGTCATCTACGATGCGAACGTCCTTTACCCGAGCACGTTGCGGGACCTGCTCATCAGAGTGGCGCAGGCAGGGCTCGTCCAGGCGCGATGGACGCACCAGATCCTGGACGAGACCTTCGGCAATCTCAGGAAGAACCGCCCTGAGCTGTCGGACGAAGCTCTGCGGCGCACGAGGAAGCTCATGATCTGCGCGGTCCGCGACTGCCTTGTCACGGGCTACGAACCGCTGATCGACTCCTTGGACCTCCCCGACCTCGATGACCGGCATGTGTTGGCCGCCGCCATCCGCGCTCGTGCTCAGGTGATCGTCACGGAGAACCTGACCGACTTCCCCTCGTCCGTATTGGACGGGTGGGACATCGAGGCCAAGAGCCCGGATGACTTCATCCTTGACCAGATCCACCTGGACCGAAAAGTGGTCTGGTCCTGCGCGCAGCAGATCGCCGACTCCTGGCGCAACCCCCCCGGAACGGTCGCCGACGTGCTTGCCAGCCTCCAGCGCAGCAACCTGCACCGCGCTGTGGCGGAGCTGCAGACCGATTGAGGGCGTCTCACGCCACCGCCGGGCCGCGTGCAGGAGTGCCGCTTCCGCGCGCCTCCCGAGCGGGAGCGACGAAGGCGGACTGCCATCCCAGGCCCTGTCCCGCGCCCTCACAGCGTTCGGGACGAAGCTCGGACATCGCATGGCGAACCTGATGCGTACGGCCTTGGCACGACAGCTACCGAGGTTCTCGATGTCTCCGGAGGCGAGATGGGTCGATCAGCCGGACCGAACGACGACTCGGGCTCCTACGTCACCGCACGGCCCGCCGGTGCGTCCGACCCCTGGACCGCGCAGGGCGACCGGGCCGCACAGCGCCTGGTGGACGCCGGAGAGGTGGACGCTCCAACCGACGTGGCCGAGGCACTGGATGGACAGGACCGAGTTGTCACGCGCCGGCGGGTGATGCTCTTCGACGATGTCCCCGTCGAGCTCACGGACTCGTACTATCCGCTCTCGGTCGCGTCGGGCACACCCCTGGAAGAGAAGCGCAAGGTACGCGGCGGCGCACCCACACTGCTCGCCGAACTCGGGTACGCCGCGCACGAGGTGGTGGAGGACGTGTGCGCACGCCCCGCCACCGATGACGAGGCCACCGCGCTCGGCCTGCCCGTCGGGAGTCCGGTCCTGGTCCTGCTCAGGACGACCCATGCGGCGGACGGTTCCCCGTTCGAGGTGTCACGCATGGTGATGCGCCCCGAGGGGCGCCACCTGCGCTACCGGTTGGTGGTGGACTAGGCGATCTCTGAAAGGGACCGCCGGAACCGGTACCTCCACCGACTCCTGGCCGCGCCGGGCCCCGGTACCGGTGCGGCCTACGGGATGGTCCGGGGTTCAGCCCAGCACGCCGGTGAAGTACTGCATGAGGATTCCCGCCATGGTGGCGAGGACGTATCCGACCAGGGGCCATCCGACGCCGCGGCGGGGCCTGCGGTGGCTCGTCGGGCGGCGGGGCCGGTCGGACCTGCGCGGGAGCGGAGGGCGTTCGCGCCTGGGGCGGGGGATGCGCACGGGCTCGGGTCCAGGCGCGGGGCCGTCACCGGGTCGGGAGTCGGGGGAAGGGCCGGTGCGGCCGGGCTCCCGGCGAGGGCGGGGGTTCTGCGGGTCGGACCCGGCCATCCACAGGGGCAGGTCGCCGTGGGCGAGCCGGTGGCGCAGGCGAGGTGTGTCGGGCATGTGGGCGAGGAGCGCGCGTTCCCTCGGGGTCCGGCCCAGCGATGCCAGCGGGGGCGCGGGAGCGGTCGAGGGGCGTGCGACGGTCGTCGGTCGGCTGAACCGCTGTCCCCTGGGCGCGTTCAGGACTCGGCGCATGTCCGGGGCGAGTGCGGAAGCGGCGGTCGCCATCGTCATGCCGTCTCCCGGAGCGTGGGGTAGGTGAACTCGGCCCAGATCACGGTGCCGAGGACGCGGCACGTGTCGGTACCGGCCCAGCGCTGCGTGCCCCACTCGGTGGCCAGGTGGTCGATGAGCAGCAGGCCACGACCGCGTTCGGCCTCCTGCCACTCCTCGGCCGTGCACTGGGCGGGGATCATCGGCCGGGAGTCCACAGGACCGTCGTCGATGACGGACAGCCTCAGCGTGGTCTCGCGATTGGTGACGACGGGCGTGGACAGAATGCGCATCACCGTCCCGTCCGGCCGCCCCGACCTGCTGTGGACGACGGCGTTGGCGAACGCCTCACTCGCGCACAGGGCGGCGCCGTCCACCAGGTCGCCAGGGATCCCTTCGAGTTCGGCCAGGTCGTCCCGCATCTCGGCACGGACCCGGGCCGTGGTCGCGGGAGTCCCCGGGTAGAGGCGCGCCGCCCAGCGCCGCCCCGGGTAGGCGGACGTCGGACTCTGCGATACAACAGGCATGTCGGTTGCTCCTCAGTTCTGCATGGGTTGACCGCCGACCACGCCCTGGGGGTGTTTACAGCACCCGCCAGGGCTTCGTCGTGCCCGGACTTCGACACGAAGAGTGATCTAGCAACTCCAGTAAACTCAACGCCATGAGCATTTGCAAGTAGCTTTTGGAAGTAGCGAATTTTGTCGCCAGATACGAAGAAGGGCATGATCGAGGGATGGCCGACAATCCGACACTCGCGCAGTGGCAGCTCGCACAGGAGCTGCGAGAGCTGCGCGGGGACCGCAAGTTCGGTGACGTCGTCAAAGCCATGCGCACGGCGGCCAACAGTCTCGCCCGCTGGGAGACGCCCGGTGACGGTGGCGCGGTACCCGGCGCCTCGGCGATCGAACGCCTTCTGAACCTGTATGAGGCCCCGGAACAACTCGACCGCTTGCTCGCCCTGCGCAAGCAGGCGCGCGAGCCGGATCGGTGGCAACCCTATGACCTGGAGCGAAGCTACCGGTCCTACGCGAACATCGAGGCGCAGGCGACGTCCGTCGAGATGTACCAGTCCCAGCTCATTCCGGGCCTCGCCCAGACGGAGGACTACGCCCGCGCCGTGATCAGGGCGACCATGCGTCCGAACAGTGACCTGGACCGGGAGATCCAGGTGCGCCTGACCCGTCAGGAAGTACTCAAGCGCCCCACTCCTCCGAACGTCTGGATGATCGTGGCGGAGGCGGCGCTAAGGCAGCGCATCGGGAGTGCCGCACTGATGGCCGATCAGACAGAGCACCTGATGGAAGTGGCCGAGCTCCCCTCCGTGACCCTGCAAGTCCTCCCTTACAGCGCTGGAGCGCACGCCGCCCTGACGCTGTCCTCCTTCTCGATTCTCCAGGTCGAGCACCATGGTCTGGTGACGGTCTACCTCCAGGGGCCGTCGTCGCACATGTTCATGTCGAGTGCCGAGAACGTCGAGCACTACGCGGACATCTACAACCGGCTGCGTGCAGCGGCCCTGGACGATGGAACCCCCACGCTGGCGCTGCTCGAACGGATTGCTCGCGAGCACAGTCAAGACAAGGAATGACGTCATGAACGCACCGACTCCCTCCCCCGGCGCTCGTGCCTTCCGCACGTCCAGCTACTCGCAGAGTGAGGCCGCCTGTGTGGAGGTGGCGGACGGGGCGACGGGGGCGGCTGTGCGCGACACCCGGCACCGGCACCTCGGCAGCCTCGCCTTCGGAGCCGGCGAGTGGCAGGCCTTCCTCGACACCGCCAAGACCGACCTCTGACCGGATTCCGCCGCGGGCGGTGACCGTGGGGCGGGGCCGCGCGGTTCGGCCCCGCCCGGCCCGCCCCGCCCGGTCACGCGTCCTGGTGCTTGTCGACCCAGGGGGTCAGGGGTTGGCCCTGGATGGCGGCCGCCATGAGTTCCGGGAAGGCGTCCGGGGTGCAGGCGAAGGCCGGGACGTCCATCTCCGCCAGGGCCGCGGCGTTCTGGCGGTCGTAGAACGGCGCGCCCTCGTCGGACAGGGCGAGCAGGACCACCACCTGCACGCCGGCGGACTTCATCGCGGCCACGCGCTTGAGCATCTCCGCGCGGACGCCGCCCTCGTACAGGTCGCTGATCAGCACGAACACCGAGTCGTTGGGCTTGGTGATCAGGCCCTGGCAGTAGGCGATGGCCCGGTTGATGTCCGTGCCGCCGCCCAGCTGGGTGCCGAACAGCACCTCGACGGGGTCGGTGAGCTCCTCGGTCAGGTCGACCACCGCGGTGTCGAAGGCCACCAGCGACGTGCGCAGCGCGCTCATCGAGGCCAGCACCGCGCCGAACACGCTCGCGTACACCACGGACGACGCCATCGACCCGCTCTGGTCGATCGCCAGCACCACGTCCTTCTGCACCCCGCGGCTGCGCCGCCCGTAGCCCACGAGGGTCTGCGGCACGATCGTGTCGTGCTCGGGCAGGTAGTGCGCCAGGTTCCGGCGGATCGTGGCGTTCCAGTCGATGTCGGCGACCCGTCGCGGCCGGGTCGTGCGCGAGGACCGGTCGATGGCGCCGCGCACCACCGAGCGGGTCTTCTGCGCCACCCGGCGTTCGAGGTCGTCGACGACCTTGCGCACCACCGCGCGTGCGGACTCGCGGGCCTCGTCCGGCATCACCCGGTTGAGCGAGAGCAGCGTGCCCACCAGGTGCACGTCGGGCTCGACGGCCTCCATCATCTCCGGTTCCAGGAGGAGCTGGTGCAGGCCGAGCCGCTCCATGGCGTCCTTCTGCATGACCTGCACGACGGAGGTCGGGAAGTACTCGCGGATGTCGCCCAGCCACCGCGACACCCGCGGGGCGGACGCGCCCAGGCCGGCCGAGCGTCGCCCGTCACCGCCACCGGACGCGTCGTCGCCCCGGTTGTACAGGGCCTCCAGGGCGGCGTCCATGCCCTGGTCGGCACTGCTCAATCCGCCGCCGCACCGCGCCTCCCTGCCCAGGACCAGCCGCCAGCGTCGTTCCCGTTCGTCCACGGCGTTCACGCGTGGCTCCTTCCGTTGGTGAGGACGGCCAGCACCGAGGACACGGCGGGCGCGGCCCGGTCCGCGTCCACGAGGCGGCGCTCGGCGGCGCTGTCGTCGGGGCGCGGCGACCCGTCGATGCGGGCGGCGGCCTCCCCGATCGCGCGGCGCTCCGGGGTGTCGAAGGCGCCGAACGTGCGCCGCAGCAGGGGCAGCACCGCCGTGAACCGCTCCTCGGGCAGGCTCAGCAGCCAGGTGTCGATGAGCCCGAACAGGTGGTCGTCGTGGACCAGGATGAGCCCGCTGCCCTGGAGGAAGCCCTCCAGCCACGCGGCGGCGTCCGCGGGCTCGGTTCCCGGGGACATCGCCA from Nocardiopsis aegyptia harbors:
- a CDS encoding SDR family oxidoreductase, which gives rise to MTGARKPRSDRVAVVCGASAGVGRATAREFARLGYMVGLVARGSEGLAAAAREARAAGTLAVTVEADVADAAAVDEAAERIESELGPIDVWVNSTLLSVIAPFTEVTPEEYHRVTDACYHGYVHGTRAALDRMLPRDAGVIVQVGSALAYRGIPLQAAYCGAKHAVRGFDDSLRAELADDGSHVRITEVHLPAVNTPQFSWVRSRVGAPTRPVPPVYQPEVAARAIVWAAEHPRRRSTWVGGSTVGTVLAQRLAPRLLDLRLGATGEESQVREDEESTRRADNLFRPLDDDRDYGAHGEFDDEALPRSLQQELNQRRLGVASVAAGACAAAVAGYAATRGRRRPRGRR
- a CDS encoding DUF3140 domain-containing protein gives rise to the protein MAQHDPAVDEVWDDFHSVVNMTGEELREWLLTDASGEESFEQPEPDLNVSSRGEEVVAVLNKRKADVTESDVRLMDDVARFVHESLAEPHREDPAWRRRLMSVGHDPLRPDSVWPGEEGSP
- a CDS encoding O-methyltransferase gives rise to the protein MTGFADGLGDARRAVTAYFGFHVPERAGDPEGGDLLDDIGDTVHGAELPDLDRTKRAASPAPSASSALPDRNAPEADASGRPAVLAAIEADTEALGFTMSCEEAVGRLLRALAAAKPGGRLLELGTGTGAGTAWLLAGMDGQTTLDTLDHDPETLAVARRHHGDDPRVTLHEADGGPWLADRVGAPGYDLVFADTWPGTFTHRDEALSLVRRGGFYVVDDLDRQPEGAVPDGHRSAVDELVADLESRAGWAALPLLGWSCGVLVLVRT
- a CDS encoding MFS transporter — its product is MHERHRGGVVLAAVLLSTLVFPLSITGASTALPEMQARLGGGLAAAQWVVNAYNACFAAFLVVAGSVADAVGRRRVYAAGVGLFLLSGVLVPFVQDVGGLVVLRALGGVGAAAAVAGGTSLLAAAFEGPARARAFGLLGTVLGAGTAFGPAVSGLLVQSLGWRSAFVAPALVTGAVLLLVPLLPSSRGTGRRVDALGATLFTLGLLALLAALVEGPARGLPAAVGGLVVAALLLGAFVLVERGRREPLVDLALLADRGFVAYALAAAAFMAVLVPLLVYLPSYLIAVVGLSAARTGLWLLMLTVPTLLLPTVGAELAARLPHTAVVAGALVLSGSGAVGLLVLGPDVTPFVLAVPFVLIGAGVGLTNGLIDGLAVGSVPAERAGTAAGVFNAVRLTLETVAIAVVGAVLAILTGGRLEGAGFTGAFHTVALSLGGLTAVVVVGVCLLSRRSTAERSRVG
- a CDS encoding helix-turn-helix domain-containing protein, which encodes MLSSHPDTKQIQAAASALPRVRRYLDEHHEPLTPVAVEASQEELLLPRSAVELLAVVLAHMAAGRGVSIVPDHAELTTQQAADMLNVSRPHLIGLLQAGEIAYRKVGTHRRVRADSLMEYMRADDQRRREAADELSAMTRELGFD
- a CDS encoding PIN domain-containing protein; the protein is MSFVVIYDANVLYPSTLRDLLIRVAQAGLVQARWTHQILDETFGNLRKNRPELSDEALRRTRKLMICAVRDCLVTGYEPLIDSLDLPDLDDRHVLAAAIRARAQVIVTENLTDFPSSVLDGWDIEAKSPDDFILDQIHLDRKVVWSCAQQIADSWRNPPGTVADVLASLQRSNLHRAVAELQTD
- a CDS encoding GntR family transcriptional regulator → MGRSAGPNDDSGSYVTARPAGASDPWTAQGDRAAQRLVDAGEVDAPTDVAEALDGQDRVVTRRRVMLFDDVPVELTDSYYPLSVASGTPLEEKRKVRGGAPTLLAELGYAAHEVVEDVCARPATDDEATALGLPVGSPVLVLLRTTHAADGSPFEVSRMVMRPEGRHLRYRLVVD
- a CDS encoding ATP-binding protein; its protein translation is MPVVSQSPTSAYPGRRWAARLYPGTPATTARVRAEMRDDLAELEGIPGDLVDGAALCASEAFANAVVHSRSGRPDGTVMRILSTPVVTNRETTLRLSVIDDGPVDSRPMIPAQCTAEEWQEAERGRGLLLIDHLATEWGTQRWAGTDTCRVLGTVIWAEFTYPTLRETA
- a CDS encoding DUF5753 domain-containing protein; this encodes MADNPTLAQWQLAQELRELRGDRKFGDVVKAMRTAANSLARWETPGDGGAVPGASAIERLLNLYEAPEQLDRLLALRKQAREPDRWQPYDLERSYRSYANIEAQATSVEMYQSQLIPGLAQTEDYARAVIRATMRPNSDLDREIQVRLTRQEVLKRPTPPNVWMIVAEAALRQRIGSAALMADQTEHLMEVAELPSVTLQVLPYSAGAHAALTLSSFSILQVEHHGLVTVYLQGPSSHMFMSSAENVEHYADIYNRLRAAALDDGTPTLALLERIAREHSQDKE
- a CDS encoding DUF397 domain-containing protein, which translates into the protein MNAPTPSPGARAFRTSSYSQSEAACVEVADGATGAAVRDTRHRHLGSLAFGAGEWQAFLDTAKTDL
- a CDS encoding vWA domain-containing protein, with the protein product MNAVDERERRWRLVLGREARCGGGLSSADQGMDAALEALYNRGDDASGGGDGRRSAGLGASAPRVSRWLGDIREYFPTSVVQVMQKDAMERLGLHQLLLEPEMMEAVEPDVHLVGTLLSLNRVMPDEARESARAVVRKVVDDLERRVAQKTRSVVRGAIDRSSRTTRPRRVADIDWNATIRRNLAHYLPEHDTIVPQTLVGYGRRSRGVQKDVVLAIDQSGSMASSVVYASVFGAVLASMSALRTSLVAFDTAVVDLTEELTDPVEVLFGTQLGGGTDINRAIAYCQGLITKPNDSVFVLISDLYEGGVRAEMLKRVAAMKSAGVQVVVLLALSDEGAPFYDRQNAAALAEMDVPAFACTPDAFPELMAAAIQGQPLTPWVDKHQDA